Proteins co-encoded in one Ziziphus jujuba cultivar Dongzao chromosome 9, ASM3175591v1 genomic window:
- the LOC132799403 gene encoding receptor-like protein 43, whose amino-acid sequence MGWFSWLYYMILLFFISSSVSSSSIPLSSAPPPFPSFPSCHIDDSKALLQFKNSFSIDHTLSCGADFPPPTIFWESGTDCCGWIGLTCNNITGHVIGLDLTCCMLWGIIHSNSSLFLLRHLQTLILSLDNDFRGSTIPPEFGTFTDLLHLEIWSANFAGDIPLEISYLSKLQTLEVYSGNQQLRLNTSTFKRIVTNLTNLQNLTLADVDMSRIDLCFFDEFVIFFDIPLPLLLSLRILDLSGTNFSIDILDPTRNLKSLDGLYLSNCRLIGSYPVLFGNLTQLASVGLSNNNISGQIPWSSFNPKRLTYLSLAERIPWKNLQFLDLHSNILHGHLPIPPPSVEVFSISHNQLIGEVPLLICNLSSLEVLDLANNGMSGKLPPCIGNLSGSLSVLDIRMNKFHGTIPRQLFAKENILRNLNLNGNEFEGSLPRSLLNCKKLEVLDIGNNHINGMFPHWLESLQML is encoded by the exons ATGGGTTGGTTTTCATGGCTTTATTATATGATCctcctcttttttatttcttcctcTGTCTCTTCTTCATCAATACCTCTATCCTCTGCCCCTCCTCCGTTTCCTTCCTTTCCATCGTGTCACATTGACGACAGCAAAGCTTTGCTCCAATTCAAGAACTCATTTTCCATTGATCATACCCTATCTTGTGGTGCTGATTTCCCTCCTCCAACAATCTTTTGGGAGAGTGGCACAGATTGTTGTGGATGGATCGGACTCACCTGTAATAACATAACAGGTCATGTGATCGGCCTCGATCTTACTTGCTGCATGCTTTGGGGAATTATTCATTCCAACAGCAGCCTTTTCCTCCTTCGCCATCTCCAGACACTAATCCTCTCATTGGACAATGATTTCAGAGGCTCCACCATTCCCCCTGAATTTGGTACGTTTACAGATTTGTTGCACCTTGAAATCTGGTCTGCTAATTTTGCAGGGGATATACCACTCGAAATATCCTACCTATCTAAGCTTCAAACACTTGAAGTTTATAGTGGAAATCAACAACTGAGACTAAACACATCTACCTTTAAAAGAATTGTCACAAACCTAACCAACCTCCAAAACCTCACTCTGGCTGATGTTGATATGTCTCGTATTGATCTTTGCTTCTTTGATGAATTTGTCATCTTCTTTGATATCCCTTTGCCTCTTTTACT TTCACTCAGGATATTGGACCTTTCTGGAACAAATTTCTCAATAGATATACTTGATCCAACTAGAAATTTGAAGTCATTGGACGGATTGTACCTTAGCAACTGCAGGTTAATAGGATCATATCCTGTTTTGTTTGGTAACCTTACACAGCTTGCTTCCGTAGGCCTCTCCAATAATAATATCAGTGGCCAGATCCCATGGTCGTCTTTTAATCCAAAGCGTCTCACTTACTTAAGTCTTGCAG AGAGAATTCCATGGAAAAACCTGCAATTTCTCGATCTACACTCCAACATCCTTCATGGACATCTTCCAATTCCACCACCATCCGTTGAAGTCTTTTCTATATCACACAATCAACTGATTGGGGAGGTACCTTTACTGATTTGCAACCTTAGTTCCCTTGAAGTTCTTGATTTGGCTAATAATGGTATGAGTGGGAAACTTCCTCCATGTATTGGAAATTTAAGTGGCAGTCTCTCAGTTTTGGATATACGAATGAATAAGTTTCATGGAACGATTCCTAGACAATTGTTTGCAAAGGAAAACATATTAAGGAATCTGAACTTGAATGGAAATGAATTTGAAGGTTCATTGCCGCGATCTTTGCTCAACTGTAAGAAGTTGGAGGTTTTGGACATTGGAAACAACCATATAAATGGTATGTTTCCCCACTGGTTGGAGTCTCTTCAAATGCTGTAA
- the LOC132799404 gene encoding receptor-like protein 9DC3, whose amino-acid sequence MARFPFRELRILDLANNEFSGKLPAKYFGSLIAMMKANTTKLEYMGENYYRDSVSVEMKGIFIELVKIQTIFTTIDLFRNNFEGEIPKLLGNLRSLKGLNFSHNKLTGSIPPSFGNLSGLEWLDLSSNQFVGGIPQQLADITSLAVLNLSTNRLVGPIPRGNHFETFDSTSYSGNPGLCGFPLNETCSNIDEAHQEGDVHEQTNEFDLWKIVVMGYGCGVVIGISIGYMVLSDRRIAMFLGKLGGDRWIQRIRW is encoded by the coding sequence ATGGCTCGATTTCCTTTCAGAGAGTTGCGGATTTTGGACCTCGCCAATAATGAGTTCAGTGGTAAATTGCCAGCAAAATATTTTGGAAGTTTGATAGCAATGATGAAAGCAAATACCACTAAATTGGAATATATGGGAGAAAACTATTACCGAGATTCTGTATCTGTGGAGATGAAAGGCATCTTTATTGAACTAGTGAAAATTCAAACTATTTTCACTACCATTGATCTCTTCAGAAATAATTTTGAGGGAGAGATTCCGAAATTGCTTGGGAACCTCAGATCACTCAAAGGCCTTAACTTTTCTCATAATAAATTGACCGGTTCTATTCCTCCATCGTTTGGAAACCTAAGCGGACTTGAATGGTTAGACCTCTCCTCAAATCAGTTTGTTGGTGGGATTCCTCAACAATTGGCAGATATAACATCGCTTGCAGTGTTAAACCTCTCTACAAATAGATTGGTTGGACCAATTCCTCGAGGGAACCACTTTGAGACATTCGACAGTACCTCGTACAGTGGAAACCCGGGTTTATGTGGATTTCCATTGAACGAAACATGCAGCAATATTGATGAGGCACATCAAGAAGGTGATGTGCATGAGCAAACAAATGAGTTTGACCTCTGGAAGATCGTAGTGATGGGCTATGGATGTGGAGTGGTGATTGGAATATCAATTGGATACATGGTGCTTTCAGATAGAAGAATTGCTATGTTTTTGGGAAAGCTTGGAGGTGATCGATGGATTCAAAGAATCAGATGGTGA